Part of the Chloroflexota bacterium genome, GACGGCATCAAAAAGAAACTGAGCGAGGCCCTGGGGACGTTCAATGCAGTGCTTTTTTTGCCCCAGATGACCGAAATGGTGACAGGCGCGCCGGAAACCCGGCGGCGTTATCTCAATATGTTGCTTTCGCAGGCGCAGGAGGGGTATGCTCAGGCGCTGAGCGAATATACGCAGGCGCTTACTCAGCGTAATGCTTTGCTGAAGTTGCTGGCCGAGCAAGGCGGTGATTGGGAGCAGTTGAGGTATTGGGACGCGCGTTTGGCGCTGCGGGGGGCTGAGTTGATGGCTGCCCGCAGCCGCGCCCTTGTGGCGTTGGAGCGCGAGGCGCGTCAGGTGCATTGGCGTTTGACGCAAAACATGGAAAACCTCCGCCTGCGGTATTTGCCGGCGTATGACCCTTTTGGTGAGGGGCAATTGTTACAAGCGACCGACAACGCGGCGCTGGCTTCCCTTTCAACGGAGGCATTGGCGCAGGGGCTGCAAGAGGCTCTGGCACGGCGGCGTGCGGAAGAGGTGGCCCGCGGCGTGACGACCATCGGGCCTCACCGAGATGACTTCCGCTTTTTGGATGGCAAACTCGACTTGGGCCTGTATGGCTCGCGAGGGCAGATTCGCACGGCGTTGCTTTCTCTCAAAATGGCAGAAATGGCATGGATGACGAGGAAGACCGGACGCCGCCCGGTGTTGCTGTTGGATGAAATCTTGGCCGAACTCGATGTCCGCCGCAGGGAAGATTTGCAGGCTTATCTCGCTGAGGCGGAACAGGTGATTCTAACTACCACAGATTTGGGCTTGTTTGATGCCGACTTTGTGGCGCACAGCACGGTCTGGCATTTGGAAGAAGGGCGGCTGGTGGCATAAGAGGTCGGGGAAGTGGTTCGTGGCAGGGGGAGTGAAGGGGGCAGGGTTTGCGCTAAGACTTTTGGACTATGGCTGGCCGCGATGGCATTGGGTATACTGGG contains:
- a CDS encoding DNA replication/repair protein RecF, whose translation is MRLLRLSLQNFRNYVRLDETLPAGTLLLVGGNAQGKTSLLEAVYYLATFASFHSRHDRELVNFGAQRWGFPAVGRIVAEFQREGESSARTLEVRLILEANGNGVRLRREVLLDGIKKKLSEALGTFNAVLFLPQMTEMVTGAPETRRRYLNMLLSQAQEGYAQALSEYTQALTQRNALLKLLAEQGGDWEQLRYWDARLALRGAELMAARSRALVALEREARQVHWRLTQNMENLRLRYLPAYDPFGEGQLLQATDNAALASLSTEALAQGLQEALARRRAEEVARGVTTIGPHRDDFRFLDGKLDLGLYGSRGQIRTALLSLKMAEMAWMTRKTGRRPVLLLDEILAELDVRRREDLQAYLAEAEQVILTTTDLGLFDADFVAHSTVWHLEEGRLVA